In the Pseudomonas sp. ADAK2 genome, one interval contains:
- a CDS encoding MFS transporter, whose product MHSSLINTRPFQLTGFCLAIAVFELLTYMASDLIMPAMLTVTEQLEASPEHVPYAFTLYLTGGVLLQWLIGPLSDQYGRRPLLLLGSALFALACAAAYWVQGIEAFNGLRLIQGMGLGFVIAVSYPALQEVFCEADAVRIMAWLGNIALLSPLLGPLLGSVLLQWLSWRELFLVLGIAALAVWIGLYVFMPRTSGTVAPGKPFDVRATVRRYGRLLRNRAFVLSSVALGLMSLPLIAWIGLSPLLLIQGQGLSPLHYGLWQIPVFGAVILGNLLLDRLIARSALPQLIRYALWPFCAGLVALLIVGFQGASIGLLVGCLAIYAVGLGMSNAALYRLALFSSEDSKGLVSAMIGMISISIMGGAGSLIAALGAGDSLESFALIAAIAGLVCLVPLHAFLRRCRHSVAV is encoded by the coding sequence ATGCACTCATCACTGATTAATACCCGCCCCTTTCAACTGACCGGTTTTTGCCTGGCTATCGCCGTGTTTGAACTACTGACCTATATGGCCAGCGATTTGATCATGCCCGCCATGTTGACCGTGACCGAACAACTGGAGGCCAGCCCCGAGCATGTTCCGTATGCATTCACCCTGTATTTGACCGGCGGTGTGCTGCTGCAATGGCTGATCGGCCCGCTGTCGGATCAATACGGCCGTCGTCCGTTACTGCTCCTCGGCAGTGCGCTGTTTGCCCTGGCTTGCGCCGCGGCGTACTGGGTGCAAGGCATCGAGGCATTCAACGGCTTGCGGCTGATCCAGGGCATGGGTCTGGGCTTTGTCATCGCCGTCAGTTATCCCGCCTTGCAAGAGGTGTTCTGCGAGGCCGACGCGGTGCGGATTATGGCGTGGCTGGGGAACATTGCCCTGCTTTCGCCGCTGTTGGGTCCGTTGCTCGGCAGTGTGCTACTGCAATGGCTGTCGTGGCGGGAGCTGTTTCTGGTGCTCGGTATCGCCGCCCTGGCGGTGTGGATTGGCTTGTATGTCTTCATGCCGCGAACCTCGGGCACCGTCGCCCCTGGCAAACCCTTTGACGTGCGCGCAACCGTACGCCGCTACGGCAGGTTGTTGCGCAACCGGGCGTTTGTGCTGTCGTCCGTCGCCCTGGGGCTGATGAGCCTGCCGCTGATTGCCTGGATCGGCCTGTCGCCACTGTTGTTGATCCAGGGCCAGGGTTTATCGCCTCTGCATTACGGGCTCTGGCAGATCCCGGTGTTCGGCGCGGTCATTCTCGGCAATCTGCTGCTCGACCGCCTGATCGCCCGATCAGCCCTGCCACAGCTGATTCGCTATGCACTCTGGCCGTTTTGCGCCGGGCTCGTCGCGCTGTTGATCGTTGGTTTCCAGGGTGCTTCGATCGGGTTACTGGTCGGGTGCCTGGCGATCTACGCCGTCGGCCTGGGCATGAGCAATGCCGCGTTGTACCGGTTGGCGCTGTTTTCCAGCGAGGACAGCAAAGGGCTGGTGTCGGCCATGATCGGCATGATCTCGATCTCGATCATGGGCGGGGCCGGGTCACTGATTGCGGCGCTCGGTGCCGGTGACAGCCTGGAGTCGTTTGCCTTGATCGCCGCAATTGCGGGGCTTGTATGCCTCGTGCCGCTGCACGCTTTCCTGCGACGGTGCCGCCACTCGGTCGCCGTCTGA
- a CDS encoding dermonecrotic toxin domain-containing protein has product MTAPPLPYFFDEAELASNARQPGDREKALKLTLDDLKWLNAIYLATDASRVANKPAMHAARLLLTPGDGTAIPLAGAFAMSKPDDGEATLYTPWKGLIKFADMAELKAKLQGWLKEASDQQALLRFLSIEQRTTVSAAKSVVVSTQPIDGAVFQDQQLLIEANQQANVTAMLGELVLMPTLRAMLDQALTMTLRKPFPTLDPRLTRLDSFSGSPSDGPDDTEYQRRVSSLALTDAVLHYYLTNQWPDGDYRRFTRPGHHLNSDADHQAWESAIKEIAQSLTPYLRSQLETFWNSPMANGLARSAFFAESLQNTYCVDALLKRQQGLLSAEEYQLLMNVLLAGTDEPQAAKLRIDKPRITAPFKHYVELAHTVMISDTTKTGAFLYSQRGIEATSTVDILKSTVLAMLDSAGHEDHLLQFLHAEERGVLLSLEATQRQVLAEPLSGPVFPGLMADILGKQMHNLSFALSRYRENEGRLAPHALIDNALDVRALLDKRLLAGNVNGRWSTRADQRWSARPATVRAESAKQQLTLLTQAEQALDRLRQTHPPLPSTVRTLSQAQAHVATSLEQLRPTFTQALATALRSELQLRGVTRTLDATDQAILETVLDTPVRQQRGALNGFLPDVFSLALKTANDPGLLPLASCFVLTERGGLDPVHSGKALLWTPARGFEAFSALPPLLAELQRRLRNDDRRPELLENLPPSQRQPGHTYTLAPLQLVHGHFLEHVQNAYVDLDQAGFKRALATPLPATPQGHLLKRVALRTPQTGLQRPTDIVQSLLTQQKLPAWLARASIEDQIEHAELLQQYLNNAAQDKDYLSDIPTLPRTAHKALHAQLKADTFDIDPDTVGVQVKSRLTAVAETQTLSAFALTHLHDLDRLSLSLSALGTTALSTGLDETYVKDLVRNLNPGQLQQALLSAELAETHADAKLRRQRFAAQVPWQLMHYAHGEKLQERLSQTGYDFVRQIMDMPDALAREAVKGANAIIRPLALLGAAGTAAIKTTGVYLIGPGKNTAGPVVLLAPYSPRHGLKEYASEDALLEELKSAGALQDWVLKTLPVADRARGKSLLSDTVSLASSPIKGALFKHLFNDNAHLLEKLLGSQSDNDHQGDWATIKRVLGEDLDQAFTFLTGKLAYPLTVWRSYREIKVSAEALQQHRWGLALKAFISGIAQLAMLRQSMEVHDTVPSSATEPPVPTAATPWHDIDITAVERTRLQRHESTDTDLSTLLHDTALGLYTEAATDKTFGAVDGKVYPLKKCGKRWRIHSDNGYGPYLRQLGSTKQWGLEIQAQGQAPRFGMLRRLRTWMTVQDGMNVEAEGMEQIRQLFPVRARLIDESLDLATTYAWNSLQNLRLLNAEGDQVTAVHRLIMDFIDVPKILPEHVTQIEKVVEEIFAALLHPSLRDAKSKRLAVGRVTHDREGTFGFTVPSDPEHRIYLAEKFFLPNFDHYRNYLTDAAFPIRAHARAATLIHELSHIVCKTEDISYLDVTRPFVDLIETTTPRATLLRAELTALQNQALSSQSPMPQLFSVFNSDTQEWEDLGDTLYEDTSRAMNRVVALTGQLTIADARETFKRNAEVRLAVQLANADSVSWLITHLGRQLHTSTP; this is encoded by the coding sequence ATGACTGCTCCCCCACTGCCTTATTTTTTTGACGAGGCCGAACTGGCGTCCAATGCCCGACAACCGGGTGATCGTGAAAAAGCCCTGAAACTGACCCTTGATGACCTCAAGTGGCTGAACGCGATTTACCTCGCCACCGATGCTTCCCGCGTTGCGAACAAGCCGGCAATGCATGCCGCACGCCTGCTGTTGACCCCGGGCGACGGTACCGCCATCCCCCTGGCCGGGGCGTTCGCCATGAGTAAACCCGACGACGGCGAGGCGACGCTCTACACCCCCTGGAAAGGCCTGATCAAATTTGCCGACATGGCAGAACTCAAGGCAAAGCTCCAAGGCTGGCTCAAGGAGGCGTCGGACCAACAGGCGCTGCTGCGATTTCTCTCGATCGAACAGCGAACAACCGTCAGTGCGGCGAAAAGCGTCGTGGTGTCGACGCAACCGATCGACGGCGCCGTGTTTCAGGACCAGCAACTCCTGATCGAGGCCAATCAGCAAGCCAACGTCACGGCCATGCTCGGCGAACTGGTGCTGATGCCGACACTGCGCGCGATGCTTGATCAGGCACTGACGATGACGCTGCGCAAACCGTTCCCGACCCTGGACCCACGCCTGACGCGGCTCGACAGTTTCAGCGGCTCGCCGTCCGACGGCCCTGACGACACTGAATACCAGCGGCGGGTGTCATCGCTGGCATTGACCGATGCGGTGCTGCATTACTACCTGACCAACCAGTGGCCGGACGGCGATTACCGACGGTTTACCCGCCCCGGCCATCATTTGAACAGCGATGCCGACCATCAGGCCTGGGAAAGCGCGATCAAGGAAATCGCGCAGAGTCTGACCCCGTATTTGCGCAGTCAGCTCGAGACCTTCTGGAACAGCCCCATGGCCAACGGCCTGGCGCGCTCGGCGTTTTTCGCCGAGAGCCTGCAAAACACTTATTGCGTCGATGCCTTGCTCAAGCGCCAGCAAGGGCTGTTGAGTGCCGAGGAATATCAGCTTCTGATGAATGTGCTGCTGGCGGGTACCGATGAACCGCAGGCGGCGAAACTGCGCATCGACAAGCCGCGCATCACGGCACCGTTCAAACATTATGTCGAACTGGCCCATACCGTGATGATCAGCGACACCACCAAGACTGGCGCCTTCCTGTATTCCCAGCGCGGAATAGAGGCAACGTCCACGGTGGACATTCTCAAAAGCACGGTGCTGGCGATGCTCGACAGCGCCGGTCATGAAGATCACCTGCTGCAGTTTTTGCACGCAGAAGAGCGCGGCGTCTTGCTGTCCCTGGAGGCCACGCAACGCCAGGTGCTCGCAGAACCGCTCAGCGGTCCGGTGTTCCCGGGCTTGATGGCGGATATTCTGGGCAAGCAGATGCACAACCTGTCCTTCGCCTTGAGCCGCTACCGCGAAAACGAAGGCCGGCTCGCCCCCCACGCCCTGATCGACAACGCTCTGGATGTACGCGCCCTGCTCGATAAGCGACTGTTGGCCGGGAATGTAAACGGACGCTGGAGCACCCGCGCCGACCAGCGCTGGAGTGCTCGACCGGCCACTGTGCGCGCCGAATCGGCAAAGCAGCAATTGACGCTGTTGACCCAGGCCGAGCAGGCGCTTGATCGACTGCGACAGACCCATCCGCCCTTGCCTTCCACCGTTCGGACGCTCAGCCAGGCACAAGCTCACGTGGCCACTTCGCTGGAGCAACTCCGGCCGACGTTCACGCAGGCCCTGGCGACGGCGCTGCGCAGCGAACTGCAGCTGCGCGGCGTCACGCGGACGCTGGATGCCACGGACCAGGCCATCCTGGAAACAGTGCTCGACACACCGGTTCGCCAGCAGCGCGGCGCCTTGAACGGCTTCCTGCCCGATGTGTTTTCCCTGGCGCTCAAGACCGCCAACGATCCGGGGTTGCTGCCGTTGGCCAGTTGCTTCGTGCTCACCGAACGCGGCGGACTGGACCCGGTGCATTCGGGCAAAGCCTTGCTGTGGACGCCGGCCCGGGGCTTCGAAGCCTTCAGCGCCTTGCCACCGCTGTTGGCCGAACTGCAGCGCAGGCTGCGCAATGACGACCGGCGTCCCGAGCTGCTGGAAAATCTGCCCCCCAGTCAACGACAACCCGGCCACACCTACACCCTGGCCCCGTTGCAACTGGTGCATGGGCACTTTCTCGAGCATGTACAAAACGCTTATGTGGACCTCGACCAGGCAGGGTTCAAGCGCGCACTGGCCACGCCCCTGCCCGCCACGCCCCAGGGCCATTTACTGAAACGGGTGGCGCTGCGAACGCCGCAGACCGGGCTGCAACGGCCGACCGACATTGTCCAGTCGCTGCTCACCCAGCAAAAACTCCCGGCCTGGCTGGCCAGGGCGTCCATCGAAGATCAGATCGAACACGCCGAACTGCTTCAGCAATACCTGAATAACGCCGCACAGGACAAAGACTACCTCAGCGACATCCCGACCCTGCCGCGCACCGCCCACAAAGCCTTGCACGCCCAGCTCAAGGCCGACACGTTCGACATCGACCCGGACACCGTCGGGGTGCAGGTCAAATCGCGCCTTACGGCGGTCGCTGAAACCCAGACCCTGTCGGCCTTTGCCCTGACGCACCTGCACGACCTCGACCGCCTGAGCTTGAGCCTCAGCGCGCTGGGCACCACAGCGTTGTCCACAGGGCTGGACGAAACGTACGTCAAAGACTTGGTGCGCAACCTCAATCCAGGCCAGTTGCAACAGGCCCTGCTGAGTGCCGAACTGGCCGAAACCCACGCCGATGCGAAGCTGCGTCGGCAACGTTTCGCCGCGCAAGTGCCCTGGCAGTTGATGCACTACGCCCATGGGGAAAAACTCCAGGAGCGCCTGAGCCAGACCGGTTACGACTTCGTGCGGCAGATCATGGACATGCCCGACGCTCTGGCCCGTGAGGCCGTCAAAGGCGCCAATGCGATCATCCGCCCCCTGGCGTTGCTGGGGGCGGCCGGTACCGCGGCAATCAAGACGACGGGCGTGTATTTGATCGGCCCCGGGAAAAACACAGCGGGCCCGGTGGTCCTCCTCGCGCCTTACAGTCCGCGGCATGGACTCAAGGAATATGCCAGTGAAGACGCTTTACTGGAGGAACTGAAATCGGCGGGCGCGTTGCAAGACTGGGTGCTCAAGACGTTGCCCGTGGCGGACCGGGCTCGCGGTAAAAGCCTGCTGAGCGACACCGTGAGCCTAGCGTCCAGCCCGATCAAGGGCGCCCTGTTCAAGCACCTGTTCAACGACAACGCGCATCTGCTGGAGAAACTGTTGGGCAGTCAGTCCGACAACGACCATCAGGGTGACTGGGCCACCATCAAGCGGGTCCTGGGCGAGGATCTGGACCAGGCGTTTACCTTCCTGACCGGCAAACTGGCCTATCCGCTCACGGTCTGGCGCAGTTATCGCGAGATCAAGGTCTCCGCCGAGGCGCTCCAGCAGCACCGATGGGGCCTCGCGCTGAAGGCGTTTATCAGCGGCATCGCGCAACTGGCGATGTTGCGCCAGTCGATGGAAGTGCACGACACCGTACCGTCGAGCGCCACTGAACCGCCGGTGCCGACCGCTGCGACACCCTGGCACGACATCGACATCACCGCCGTGGAGCGCACCCGCTTGCAGCGCCACGAAAGTACCGACACCGACCTGAGCACGCTGCTCCACGACACCGCCCTCGGGCTTTACACCGAAGCGGCCACTGACAAAACGTTCGGGGCCGTGGACGGCAAAGTCTATCCGCTGAAAAAGTGCGGCAAGCGTTGGCGCATTCACAGTGACAACGGCTATGGGCCGTATCTGCGTCAACTGGGGTCGACCAAACAGTGGGGTTTGGAGATTCAGGCGCAAGGCCAGGCACCGCGCTTCGGCATGCTCAGGCGCTTGCGTACGTGGATGACCGTCCAGGACGGAATGAATGTCGAGGCTGAAGGCATGGAGCAGATTCGTCAGCTGTTCCCGGTCCGCGCCCGGCTGATCGATGAAAGCCTGGACCTGGCCACCACCTACGCCTGGAACAGTCTGCAAAACCTGCGGCTGTTGAACGCCGAGGGTGATCAGGTGACGGCGGTGCATCGGCTGATCATGGACTTCATCGATGTACCGAAGATCTTGCCCGAGCATGTCACCCAGATTGAAAAAGTCGTCGAGGAGATCTTCGCCGCCCTGCTTCATCCTTCCCTTAGAGACGCCAAGTCCAAGCGTCTGGCCGTGGGCCGTGTCACACACGATCGCGAGGGTACGTTTGGCTTTACCGTGCCCTCGGATCCGGAACACCGGATTTATCTGGCAGAGAAGTTTTTCCTGCCCAATTTCGACCACTACCGCAATTACCTGACCGACGCTGCATTTCCGATCCGTGCCCATGCCCGTGCCGCGACGTTGATCCATGAGCTGTCGCATATCGTCTGCAAGACCGAGGACATTTCCTATCTGGACGTCACACGGCCCTTTGTCGATCTGATCGAGACCACGACACCCCGGGCCACATTGCTGCGCGCTGAACTCACGGCACTGCAAAACCAGGCGTTGTCGAGCCAGTCGCCGATGCCGCAGTTGTTTTCGGTTTTCAACTCTGACACCCAGGAATGGGAGGACCTGGGCGACACCCTGTACGAAGACACCAGCAGAGCGATGAATCGGGTCGTGGCATTGACCGGGCAGCTGACCATCGCCGATGCCCGCGAGACGTTCAAACGTAATGCCGAGGTCCGGCTCGCCGTGCAATTGGCCAACGCGGACTCGGTGTCCTGGTTAATCACACACTTGGGGCGCCAGTTGCACACCAGCACCCCTTGA
- a CDS encoding fe2+ zn2+ uptake regulation protein, protein MYNSQLPTDGSHAPKSVSMSHGSGIFERAERHGNERIRVLLKSFGLRTSLIRLKVIDALLSAAESERNLGVRGVHTHLLDLDIPLSFLSVREVLKRLCSEGVITLNPDKSYSLHPQAIAILYSESAAGASLKA, encoded by the coding sequence ATGTACAACTCGCAACTGCCAACGGACGGTAGCCATGCGCCAAAGAGCGTTTCCATGAGCCACGGCTCCGGGATCTTTGAACGGGCCGAGCGCCACGGAAACGAACGAATCAGAGTGCTGCTCAAGAGCTTTGGCCTGAGAACCAGCCTCATTCGCCTGAAAGTCATCGACGCCCTGCTCAGCGCCGCCGAAAGCGAGCGCAACCTGGGCGTGCGCGGCGTGCACACGCATTTGCTGGACCTGGATATTCCCCTGTCCTTCCTGAGTGTGCGGGAGGTCTTGAAGCGGTTATGCAGCGAGGGCGTGATCACGCTCAATCCGGACAAGAGCTATAGCCTGCATCCGCAGGCCATTGCCATTCTCTATAGCGAATCCGCTGCAGGCGCGTCGCTCAAGGCTTGA
- the pvdQ gene encoding bifunctional acylase PvdQ, with protein sequence MIISRQLTRLSLAGVLLGLSLAASARSAPEPSSVDIRRTSFGVPHIRAENERGLGYGIGYAYAQDNLCLMANEIVTVNGERSKYFGPDQFTLEERANLASDLFFNWLNTPQAVAGFWQAQTPEVKDLIDGYVAGYNRSLAERQAQGLPAQCQGDWVRPIAAQDLVKLTRRLLVEGGVGQFAEALAGAMPPAAVAQGAGGAPSFLAAAERQQRFALDRGSNAVAIGSERSFNGRGMLLANPHFPWVGGMRFYQMHLTIPGKLDVMGAALPGLPMINIGFNQHLAWTHTVDSSKHFTLYRLELDPKDSTRYLLDGKSLPLDKQTLTVNVKQPDGQLKPVSHVVYSSKFGPVVQWPGKLDWDNQYAYSLRDANLENDRVLQQWYAMNRATSLKDLQASVHKIQGIPWVNTLAADDQGQTLYMNLSVVPNVNADKLAKCSDPRAGLQMIVLDGSNSACGWDIDPNAAQKGIYAADQLPQLLRKDFVQHSNDSAWLANPAQPLTGFSPLISQDSQPLGLRSRFALDRLGSLAKAGPVAAADLQRMVMDDQVYLVAQVMPDLLKFCGTDLGADAATLTPVCASLKAWDGRANLDSGLGLVHFNIVMESLQPLPGVWRVAFDPKDAQHTPRGLAFERPEVAKAIREAILASVELTTHMGIKPDSRWGDIQVVSSGGQQTAIHGGPGTLGIYNAIQSVPRTDGKLEVVSGTSYLQIVTFDDKGPHAQGLLAFSLSSDPASKYARDQTQAFSKKQLSVLPFTEQQIKADPQYQVQTLRESDEKAGKVAAQ encoded by the coding sequence GTGATTATTAGCAGGCAGTTAACCCGGTTAAGTCTGGCAGGTGTGTTACTGGGGTTGAGTCTGGCGGCAAGCGCGCGCAGTGCGCCGGAACCGTCGTCCGTCGATATTCGCCGCACCAGCTTCGGCGTGCCGCACATTCGTGCTGAGAACGAGCGCGGGCTCGGTTACGGTATCGGCTACGCCTATGCCCAGGACAACCTGTGCCTGATGGCCAACGAGATCGTCACCGTCAACGGCGAACGCTCGAAGTATTTCGGCCCGGACCAGTTCACCCTCGAAGAACGCGCCAACCTGGCCAGCGACCTGTTTTTCAACTGGCTCAACACGCCGCAAGCGGTCGCGGGTTTCTGGCAGGCGCAAACCCCGGAAGTAAAGGATCTGATCGACGGTTACGTGGCGGGCTACAACCGCTCGCTGGCCGAGCGCCAGGCCCAGGGTTTGCCGGCGCAATGCCAGGGTGACTGGGTCCGGCCGATTGCCGCCCAGGACCTGGTGAAGCTGACGCGGCGCCTGCTGGTCGAAGGCGGGGTCGGGCAGTTTGCCGAAGCGCTGGCCGGGGCCATGCCGCCAGCGGCCGTCGCCCAAGGGGCGGGTGGCGCGCCGTCGTTCCTGGCGGCCGCCGAGCGTCAGCAACGCTTTGCCCTCGACCGTGGCAGCAACGCAGTGGCGATTGGCAGCGAACGCTCGTTCAACGGTCGCGGCATGCTGCTGGCCAACCCGCACTTTCCCTGGGTGGGCGGGATGCGCTTCTACCAGATGCACCTGACCATTCCCGGCAAACTGGATGTAATGGGCGCGGCCTTGCCCGGTCTGCCGATGATCAACATCGGTTTCAACCAACACCTGGCCTGGACCCACACCGTCGATTCGTCCAAGCATTTCACTTTGTATCGCTTGGAACTGGACCCCAAGGATTCGACCCGGTACCTGCTCGATGGCAAGTCCCTGCCGCTGGACAAGCAGACCTTGACGGTCAACGTCAAACAGCCCGATGGCCAACTCAAGCCGGTTTCCCATGTGGTCTACAGCTCCAAATTCGGCCCTGTGGTGCAGTGGCCGGGCAAGCTCGATTGGGACAATCAGTACGCCTACAGCCTGCGCGATGCCAACCTGGAAAATGACCGCGTCTTGCAGCAGTGGTACGCGATGAACCGCGCCACCAGCCTCAAGGATTTGCAAGCCTCGGTGCACAAGATCCAGGGTATCCCGTGGGTCAACACCCTGGCCGCGGATGATCAGGGGCAGACGCTCTACATGAATCTGTCGGTGGTGCCGAACGTCAACGCCGACAAACTGGCCAAGTGCAGCGATCCGCGCGCCGGGTTGCAGATGATCGTGCTCGACGGCTCCAACAGTGCCTGTGGCTGGGACATCGACCCGAATGCCGCGCAAAAGGGCATTTACGCGGCGGACCAGTTGCCGCAGCTGCTGCGCAAAGACTTTGTGCAGCATTCCAACGATTCCGCGTGGCTGGCCAACCCGGCGCAACCGCTGACCGGTTTCTCGCCACTGATCAGTCAGGACAGCCAGCCGTTGGGGCTGCGCTCGCGTTTTGCCCTGGATCGCCTGGGCTCGCTGGCCAAGGCAGGGCCGGTGGCGGCGGCGGATCTGCAACGGATGGTGATGGATGATCAGGTGTATCTGGTGGCACAAGTCATGCCAGACCTACTGAAGTTCTGTGGCACGGATCTGGGTGCGGATGCCGCGACACTTACACCAGTGTGCGCCAGCCTGAAGGCGTGGGATGGCCGGGCGAATCTGGACAGCGGTCTGGGGCTGGTGCATTTCAATATCGTCATGGAGTCGTTGCAGCCATTACCCGGCGTCTGGCGTGTGGCCTTCGACCCGAAAGACGCGCAACACACCCCGCGCGGACTGGCGTTCGAACGACCAGAAGTGGCCAAAGCCATCCGCGAGGCGATACTCGCGTCCGTGGAACTGACCACCCATATGGGAATCAAGCCGGACAGCCGCTGGGGCGACATTCAGGTGGTCAGCAGCGGCGGACAGCAAACCGCGATCCACGGTGGGCCGGGCACATTGGGCATCTACAACGCCATCCAGAGCGTCCCGAGAACCGACGGCAAACTGGAAGTGGTCAGCGGCACCAGTTACCTGCAAATCGTGACCTTTGATGACAAAGGTCCGCACGCCCAGGGATTGCTGGCGTTCTCGTTGTCCAGTGACCCGGCGTCGAAATATGCCCGGGACCAGACGCAGGCGTTCTCGAAAAAGCAGTTGAGTGTGTTGCCGTTCACAGAGCAGCAGATCAAGGCGGATCCGCAATATCAAGTGCAGACGCTTCGCGAGTCGGATGAAAAAGCCGGGAAGGTGGCCGCTCAGTAA
- a CDS encoding PepSY domain-containing protein, which produces MIKKTLAAVIAAATLLSAGAAMADRPGAGWVTIEKAIETAKTKAGYVEVYEIEADNNGYWKGEGRKADGVVYEFRIDGASGNILRDQKD; this is translated from the coding sequence ATGATCAAGAAAACCTTAGCTGCCGTCATTGCCGCTGCGACATTGCTCAGCGCCGGTGCCGCCATGGCGGATCGGCCCGGCGCAGGCTGGGTCACGATCGAGAAGGCCATCGAAACGGCGAAGACCAAAGCCGGTTACGTCGAGGTCTATGAGATCGAAGCCGATAACAACGGTTACTGGAAGGGCGAGGGACGCAAGGCGGACGGCGTGGTCTACGAATTCCGTATCGACGGCGCCTCGGGCAACATACTGCGCGATCAGAAAGACTGA
- a CDS encoding FecR family protein — MTEHTLSEAEYDAITDAAAHWCMRLHAIDCTAEERQAFEQWREAHPLHAFEFEAMLEIWEVAGDLPHPESARPVPPARPSTRWRTFGITAAVCALALPLAAYTGWNLGWVPNAYQHFEASDTVRHVTLSDGSQVELNLGSELTFSNYKDERRVTLKKGEAFFSVSHDMTHPFIVKAAEGRIRVTGTQFNVWLYEDQVRVNLIEGSVLVTSNDHQNGDGLRLGPAMQARFRHGDYMPQISQTYANDNSLAWRSGKLVLDDLPLSEALPLINRYLSKPLMVADSSTAAIRIGGIYNVKELNSLVASLPRVLPVYLTRNENGNPVLNSIPQQAPKS, encoded by the coding sequence ATGACCGAACACACCCTCTCGGAAGCCGAATACGACGCCATCACCGATGCCGCTGCGCACTGGTGCATGCGTCTGCACGCCATCGACTGCACGGCCGAGGAGCGCCAGGCGTTCGAACAATGGCGCGAAGCTCATCCGCTGCATGCGTTCGAGTTCGAAGCCATGCTGGAAATCTGGGAAGTCGCGGGCGATCTGCCGCACCCGGAATCCGCCCGGCCGGTACCGCCCGCCCGCCCTTCGACGCGCTGGCGCACCTTCGGCATCACCGCGGCCGTCTGCGCCCTGGCATTGCCGCTGGCGGCGTACACCGGCTGGAACCTCGGGTGGGTGCCCAATGCCTATCAGCATTTCGAAGCCAGTGACACGGTGCGTCACGTCACCCTGAGCGACGGCAGCCAGGTGGAGCTGAACCTGGGCAGTGAACTGACCTTCAGCAATTACAAGGATGAACGTCGGGTCACGCTGAAAAAAGGTGAAGCGTTTTTCAGCGTCAGCCACGACATGACCCATCCCTTCATCGTCAAGGCAGCCGAAGGCAGGATCCGGGTGACCGGGACCCAATTCAACGTCTGGCTGTATGAAGACCAGGTGCGGGTCAACCTGATTGAAGGCTCGGTATTGGTGACCAGCAATGACCACCAGAACGGCGACGGGTTGCGCCTGGGGCCGGCGATGCAGGCGCGTTTTCGTCACGGCGACTACATGCCGCAGATCAGCCAGACCTACGCCAACGACAATTCACTGGCCTGGCGCAGCGGCAAACTGGTGCTCGATGACCTGCCGCTGAGCGAGGCGTTGCCGCTGATCAATCGTTACCTGAGCAAACCGTTGATGGTGGCCGATAGCAGCACGGCGGCGATCCGCATCGGCGGCATCTACAACGTCAAGGAACTCAACAGCCTGGTGGCGTCCCTGCCCCGGGTGTTGCCGGTCTACCTGACTCGCAACGAGAACGGCAATCCGGTGCTCAATTCGATTCCGCAACAAGCGCCAAAAAGCTGA